TGAAAGGAATACCTTCCTGACATAACTCGTTGTGCCAAGTTACTTTCTTGGCTCCTATTGGTGAGCCAGGCAGGAGACTCACTGCTTGACTGTGAGACCCTCTGAGAGGACTCCTGGGCCCACCTGCAGCTTGTCCAGATGGACAAGCGCTGCTCTCAGAGGTGGTTCCTAAAAAGCGACCAGCACTGATGGACCCCAAtgcatttaaaagcagtttCCCAGGGGACCTTACTAACTAGTTCTCTGAGTAGCCCAGAATCTGCTCTCTCCATCTCCAGGGTAGAGGTTTTGGTGGCAGTTTCCTCCTATCACCGAAGATTTTAATTGTGATTTTAATCTGCCAATGGAGCTGGTCCTGCCCCGTCAAACCACCTTCATACTGTAAAAGGGGATAAAGTCTTGGTGGTGCACATAAAGAACATGCACCCAAAGGCAGTTTGGGTTACCCCTGCCTTAGGCAAAGGCAAGCCTATTCATGGGATTACTTCTGTtcagggacctgggtgcacaTGGTGGGTAATggggaaggatggggatgtCTGTTGTGTACCTCAAGGTGATCCAAGCTGGGTGAGAACAGCCAAGAATTTGAATAGTATGATGTTGAATAGCTACATAATACGACATGTCACCATTGTTATGGTTGTTGTATGTCTTGCTAACAGTATTACAGCGAGAAGTACCCAGGCTAAAGAAGATCAAACAGCTTCTGCATGCAGTAACCCAACTGTGACCCAGGACTGCTCTGACAGATAGAGCTCAAGGTTATGGACTAAATGAACTCCATGGGCATTTTACACTCAATCCCAGGCCACAATGATCACTGCACATGGTTATGATATGAAccattattattaaataattataaGCATTTTGGACAGTTGGACAAGATgttctcagtggtcttttccaaacttaatgattccctgattctatgataaggcTCACAGTGGTACCAATCTGTGAATAATAACAACAATGGAGGTAATATTAGTAATAATATTACTGTTATTAGTAACGGCAGTAATAGTAAATGACAGTGATAGTAATAGTAGAGGATAATAATAGTAAATAATATCAGTGATAGCAattatgataaaaataataataaaaacaataatagcATCCTGAATAACAGCATCCCAAATAATCACGTCCCAGATGCTGATATCCCAAACCACGGCATCCCAAATTAAATAATCACGACACACACCCCGAATAACAAGACCCCCAGGCGGTGCTTTACCCCTGCGCTCCTAAACTCCCCCTGCAGGACTGCGGACCCCAACGTTCCTCCTCCCCCATCCTTTCTTTatgggaggaggaggggtgGGTGGGGGGCGAGCCACGTGGGTGCGTCGCCCTGAAACCCGGCGGCGGAGCATCCCCAAGGCCGTGCGGTTCCGCGGGCGCTGCGCTCCCCGGTGCCTTTAAGCGGTGGCGGTGGCCGTCCTCGCACGACGCTGACATCAGTGCGGCGTCCCCAGGCTGCGCATCCCGGCCTGCGCCAGCAGCGCCATGGCGGCCAGCCCGGCCTACGGCGAAGAGAAGGGGGGGTCCTCCAGCCTGGGGGAGCCCGAGTACGGCCACGACCCCGCCAGCGGCGGCATCTTCGCCTCCGACTACAAGAGGTGGGGACGCGGGGACGCGGGGACGCGGGTGGCACATGCGCGCGCGCAAACACCCCACGAAGACAATGGCTGCGGGTGGCGGTGACCCCACCTCGGCGTGGGGACACGGATGGAGATGCGGCATCTTTGGCAAAAGGATGCGCCGCCTTTTTGAGGGGAAAGCGGCGTTTTGGAGCAGGGGGGTATGGGGAGGAGTGGGGATGGGAAGCAGCCTCCTCGCTGACCCCAGGGGGGACATGGCTCCCAGATACGCACCCGCTACGGcacggggtgggggggggctgcaggatCCTTATGCCCCCGTGCTGAGCATGCAGTGCCCAATGGCACGGGGATGGCAGGTGTCACCTGCGGCCAGCAGGCTTTAGGGGACACGGGGATATGGGGcagtttggggggggggggggggggggattggGAGGCGGAACGGGCAAAGGAAGAGGGGAAAGCAGGGTTCCCCCCCCCATCCGGCAACATTCGCCAGCATGGCATGGTACCCAGTCCCTTGCCCACTAGCACTGTCCCCTATCACCGATCCTTACAAAATGTCCCCCACTTTGTCATTGTCCCCCTTCAACTCAGCAGTGTCCCTCAGGTTGACAGTGTCTCCTACCTCCAGCCCCTGCCTGTGTCCCCCTGCTGGCACTGTCCCTTTACAACCCTGTCAATATTCCTTATTCTGACTCTatccttcccccccaccccctccaccCCATGCCATGACTCCCACTCTGTCACTGTCCCCCATCTTAGCCCTCCCAGCAATTTTTCCAAATTCCTGACCTCCTGGCAATGTCCCCCAGCCTAGCAATGTCCCCCATCCCTGACCCCTGGCAGTGGCTCTTTCACCCACGTGCTGCTCAATCTGTCTGTGGCCACACTGGATCTGTTATTGTCACCATGAGCCCTATGTGCCACCCGTCACTCTACTGAAACACCCAGAACTGTACCACCCCTTTGGGGATGTCCTCAGAAAAGACTGAGCCACTCTAAGTCCCCAGAGGAGCATCTCTGTGACATGTTCCCACATCCTGGCTACAGGGTGGGTGGCTCTTGGGACTTCAAAGCACCTTGGTGGCCTTGTTGGATTGTCAATGCAACCCAACCCGAAGCCCAGCATCAGGTTTCAGGAGGAGGAGCAAGGCCACAGCCCTGCCACCATACCCGCTGTCCCCAGGACCACCCTCAGCCATAGCAATGCTCTCACTGCCACctgtgcagaagctgctgcGGCCAAAATCGGTGACAGGCAGTGATGTGGCTGAGGAGGTGACTAGCCCAGTGTTGGCCACCGAGGCTGGGCCACCTACCTGCTACAGCGCGCTGCGTGCTGACGAGCTGCGGCCACTGGCAGCCCCCAAGGATGAGGTGGCTGCCAGCACCGGGCAGCCACCACGGTAAGACCTCCCCAGGGAGCCCCCAGGGATAGTGACAGTGGTGGCTGGGGATGAGCATTGTCCTAGGAGGTCTTGGGATGTCGTGTGCCCCAGAAGACTGTTACCAAATAGTGGAGTTGTTTTGGTGCGGATCTGTCCTGGTATGGGaaaattgctgttttgttgtgaaGATGGGGCTGTTGTGGGTAGATGCCAACTTGCAAGTCCCCCCCGGTTTGGTGGAGACAGAAGTGTCTTATAAAAGGGGACACTGTTCGCAATCACCACACCAAGAAGGGCACGGggaaaaagctgtttgttgGGGTGCATTCACAACAGCGTGCCCAGGAGGGGACAAGAGACGTCCAGCTGATGACCAGGAGGGGACAGAGTTGGTGGCCAGTGCCATGCCAGTCACTCCAGCTCCTTTTGCATGCAGCTGTAACCCAACTCCTGCCCTATCAATATTGCACAGCCCCAGGGGGTCAGGTTGCAGGCATCTCTCACCACGGGAAAGGGCTAAAAAGGGGGCTAAAAAGGGCTAAAAGTGGCCAGCAGCACTTTCCACCCTGATGTGGTACAGGCACGATGACCTCAAGGAGATGCTGGACAGCAACAAGGACTCACTCAAGCTGGAGGCTATGAAGAGGATCGTGGCGGTGGGTTGcgctgtgtgcagtgctgttctgtgccatgccgggctgtgctgtgccatgatGTGCCACACCAGCCACCCCAAGTCACACCACTCCTTCCTTCCGTAGATGATCGCCCGGGGCAAAAATGCCTCCGACCTCTTTCCAGCTGTGGTGAAGAATGTTGCCTGCAAGAACATTGAGGTGAGCTTGTTCCCAGGGCTTGGGATGCTCTCTGTTTGGGAGGGTCTTGGGAGTGTTTGGCGGTCCCTACAGTCTTGGTCTCCACCCTGTAGGTGAAGAAGCTGGTGTATGTGTACCTGGTGCGCTAcgcagaggagcagcaggatcTAGCCCTGCTCTCCATCTCCACCTTCCAGCGGGGACTCAAGGTGGGAATCATTTCTGCCCCTTTCTGGGGCCAACAGGAAGGCCGTGAGGCTGTCCTGGCTCCTTGCAGCAATGCATATATCCCAGTAGGACCCCAACCAGCTGATCCGTGCCAGTGCTCTGCGTGTCCTCTCCAGCATCCGTGTGCCCATCATTGTGCCCATCATGATGCTGGCCATCAAGGAAGCTGCGTCAGACATGTCCCCATATGTGCGGAAGACAGCTGCCCACGCCATCCCAAAGCTCCACAGGTGATAGGACGGCTGCTGAGAATGAGGGAGACTCATTGAAAGCTCTGCACATCTTTTTGCTAAATTCTATGGGCTCAGATCTTGGTGGTGGAGTTTCAGCTGCTTGGTGCcaagagggagggaagatttttGGGGCTAGATACAATCCCACCCACACCAAGCCCACTCTTCCCTTGCAGTCTTGACTCAGATCAGAAGGACCAGCTCATCGAAGTCATTGAGAAGCTGCTGGCGGACAAGACCACAGTGAGCTCTGTTTCTCTCCTATCCCCAAATGTGAAGATGCTGTTGTCCCTGCTGAGCCAGCATCCTCCTGGAGGTGCCACCATCTCTTTAGTGCCAGCATCTTCACAAGGATGTCACCATCCTACTGATCTAGCATCCTCACAGGGATGCAGCCATACCCACAGAGATGGCATCCTACAAGGATGCCACCACCCCCATCAAACCATCATCCTCATGGGGAAATCCCCTTCCCCATAAAACCAGCATCTTCTTGGAGATGCCACCACTCCATTGAGCCACCCCAACTTTTCCTCCATAGCTAGTGGCCGGCAGCGTGGTGATGGCGTTTGAGGAGGTCTGCCCAGAGCGCATTGACCTCATTCACAAGAACTACCGAAAGCTCTGCAACCTGCTCATTGATGTGGAGGAATGGGGCCAGGTGGTGATCATCAACATGCTGACCCGCTATGCACGCACCCAGTTCCTCAGCCCCAATCAGAATGTGAGTTTGGGAACCTCAGAGTGTCTTAGCCATCTTGGAGTGTCCCTGGCCACCTTGACACCAGGGATGCTCCAgtgtcctgctgctgtggtttgggTTTTAGAGTGAAAGTGTGTGTTGCTGACAGGAATCCCTACTAGAGGAGAGTGCAGAGAAGGCTTTCTACGGCTCCGAGGAAGAGGATACCAAGGATGCCAAGGCAGAGGCTGCCTCGTTGGCCAAGCGCAAACCCTATGTCATGGACCCCGACCACCGCCTGCTGCTGCGCAACACCAAACCCCTACTGCAGAGCCGCAATGCTGCAGTGAGCCCAATTCTAGTCCTTCTTGTCCCCAAGGCCATCAGCAGTGTCCCTCAGCCTTGGGCTCACGATATGCCCACTGGGCAAGAACCCACCACGGTGCTGGGAATGTCTTGAGAGATCTCCATGGGTGGCATTCCCCAGGGTTCAGCttcctccctgtgctgctgggaacgGCAATTCCCTGGCATGTCTCCATGAAGCACTGGGGACAGGCAAGTGTCTCCCTGCAGGTGGTGATGGCTGTGGCACAGCTGTACTTCCATCTGGCACCCAAGGCAGAGGTTGGCGTCATTGCCAAGGCACTGGTGCGGCTCCTGCGGAGTCACAGGTATGTGGCACATGGGTTTTGGTGGTTCCCCCCACCCTAGAGGACATGGCCAGTGAGACTCGTGGGGAACCTCAGACATCCTGGATAAGGGGTGGAGGCATTGTGGTAGCACTACCTTGATGGTGAGTCTTGGCCTGTCTTCATGGGGGCATACGGAGACAGAGGTCTGGTCTGCCCCCTGATGGTAGTTCCCTCTCTGTCCCCACAGTGAGGTGCAGTATGTTGTGCTGCAGAACGTGGCCACCATGTCCATCAAACGGCGGGTGAGTCTGGGCACTGGTACTGGAAGAGTCAGCCTTGTTAACTCTGGAATGGAGTGAGGACTGTCTGGCAGCCAGTCATCAGGGCCACCTGCCCATGGGTGAGCACGGTAGAGACAGTGATGGTACTAACACCACTGGCTCTCTGCGCAGGGAATGTTTGAGCCCTATCTCAAGAGCTTCTACATCCGCTCCACGGACCCCACACAGATCAAGATCCTCAAGGTGAGCTGGAAACACCTGGCAGGGCCCAGGACTGGGGACTCTGGGGCTCCTTGGAGCTCTCCAACATGGAGCATCCATCCTCCATGCTGGAGGGACAGGCAGGCGCCGTGGACTCAGTGACCTCAGGTCATGTCCCCAAGCTGACTacctttccctccttcctgcagctggaggtTCTCACCAACCTGGCCAATGAGACCAACATCTCTACCATCCTGAGGGAGTTTCAGGTATGTCATGGACACAGGCAGATTTAGGCACCATGTTGTCATTGTGGCATGGCTCTAGGTGCCAAAATGCCACTGCGCAGGGGGCAGAGGAGAGCCCCAGTGGGAGGAGAGAGATGAGGCTGTGCCAACCCCAATGCAAGGCCCCACATGGTGCAGGCACCCAGTGCTGGCACACAAGTGATATGCTCTGCCTTGTACAGACCTATATCCGCAGCATGGACAAGGACTTTGTGGCAGCCACCATCCAAGCCATTGGACGCTGTGCCACCAACATCGGCAAGGTGCGGGACACCTGCCTCAATGGTCTGGTCCAGCTCCTCTCCAACCGGGACGGTGAGCATACATGGTGGGGGGTGAAATATGGGCTCTTTGTCCCTCAGGGAGGATCCCCCTGAGGCTGAGTCTCTACCCACAGAGCTAGTGGTGGCTGAGTCCGTGGTAGTCAtcaagaagctgctgcagatgcagcCAGCTCAGCACAGTGAGATCATCAAGCACATGGCCAAGCTCACCGATAACATCCAGGTGGGTCAAGGCTTGtgtgtccttctctggagcAGAGAGGGTGGCAGTGATGCCACATGCCTGGGGTTCTTTTGCAGGTGCCAATGGCACGGGCAAGCATCCTGTGGCTGATCGGCGAGTACTGTGAGCACGTGCCCAAGATTGCACCTGATGTGCTGCGCAAGATGGCTAAGACTTTCACTAACGAGGAAGACATCGTTAAGCTGCAGGTCATCAACCTCGCAGCCAAGCTCTATCTAACCAACTCCAAGCAGGTACCCTGGGCACATGACCCCACTGCCTGACTCAGTTTCCTTAGCCCAAAGACTGCCCTAAGCATGTCCCTCGATGCAGAGCAAGCTCCTGACCCAGTACGTGCTCAACTTGGCCAAGTATGACCAAAATTACGACATCCGTGACCGTGCTCGCTTCATCCGCCAGCTCATTGTGCCCACTGAGAAGAGTGGGGCCCTCAACAAATATGCCAAGAAGCTCTTCCTGGCTCAAAAACCCGCTCCCATCCTGGAGTCCTCTTTCAAAGGTACCCACTCTGCTTGCAGGgtgtggggacatggggtgAAATATCACCGCAGTGCAATTCCTGAGCTGCAATCATTTCTCATTCTGCCGTAGACCGGGACCATTTCCAGCTGGGATCCCTGTCCCATCTGCTCAATGCCAAGGCTGTTGGGTACCAGGAGCTGCCAGACTGGCCAGATGAGGCTCCAGACCCCTCTGTGAGGAATGTGGAGGTGTGTGGGGCACCCTGGTGTACATGGGATATACTAAGGTCAGGACATCTTGCTGGGGTCTTGGGAGAACTCCAGAAGGTGCCACATATCCTCTGCGGGTGACCGCACAGCCACTTTG
This window of the Excalfactoria chinensis isolate bCotChi1 chromosome 10, bCotChi1.hap2, whole genome shotgun sequence genome carries:
- the AP3B2 gene encoding AP-3 complex subunit beta-2 isoform X1 — encoded protein: MAASPAYGEEKGGSSSLGEPEYGHDPASGGIFASDYKRHDDLKEMLDSNKDSLKLEAMKRIVAMIARGKNASDLFPAVVKNVACKNIEVKKLVYVYLVRYAEEQQDLALLSISTFQRGLKDPNQLIRASALRVLSSIRVPIIVPIMMLAIKEAASDMSPYVRKTAAHAIPKLHSLDSDQKDQLIEVIEKLLADKTTLVAGSVVMAFEEVCPERIDLIHKNYRKLCNLLIDVEEWGQVVIINMLTRYARTQFLSPNQNESLLEESAEKAFYGSEEEDTKDAKAEAASLAKRKPYVMDPDHRLLLRNTKPLLQSRNAAVVMAVAQLYFHLAPKAEVGVIAKALVRLLRSHSEVQYVVLQNVATMSIKRRGMFEPYLKSFYIRSTDPTQIKILKLEVLTNLANETNISTILREFQTYIRSMDKDFVAATIQAIGRCATNIGKVRDTCLNGLVQLLSNRDELVVAESVVVIKKLLQMQPAQHSEIIKHMAKLTDNIQVPMARASILWLIGEYCEHVPKIAPDVLRKMAKTFTNEEDIVKLQVINLAAKLYLTNSKQSKLLTQYVLNLAKYDQNYDIRDRARFIRQLIVPTEKSGALNKYAKKLFLAQKPAPILESSFKDRDHFQLGSLSHLLNAKAVGYQELPDWPDEAPDPSVRNVEVPEWTKCTSREKRKEKVEKPFYSDSEGESGPTESADSEPESDSEESGSSSSSGTSSSSSEEEDEEEEEEGSGEQSEDKEEEEEEEEEEEKRKKRKEKGGPRKAPSGSMGSEEEEAEGKKVKKVVGPQGKKGHAETSSEEASASESSSSGSDSGTEAPTTVQAKRRKVIPSSKAGPKEISLLDLDDFTPPPPQPVSSSSIISTSLVTDLEGLTLTDTSLAPALLSPAFGTVRTYELLHRMAGEGLSVEYCFSRRPFPGDPHMVAVQIQISNNTDAEVKSLRVSEPKLLAGMRIQEFPEIESLAPGDTASVVMGIDFCDSTQAANFQLCTHTRHFYVSIQPPVGELMAPVFMSENEFRKEQGKLTGMSEITEKLTLPEKCRSDHAIVQQVTSAANVGRVPCGADNEYRFAAKTVTSGSLVLITLEWREGAAAQLTINSEKMVIGTMLVKDIIQALAQ
- the AP3B2 gene encoding AP-3 complex subunit beta-2 isoform X2, with product MAASPAYGEEKGGSSSLGEPEYGHDPASGGIFASDYKRHDDLKEMLDSNKDSLKLEAMKRIVAMIARGKNASDLFPAVVKNVACKNIEVKKLVYVYLVRYAEEQQDLALLSISTFQRGLKDPNQLIRASALRVLSSIRVPIIVPIMMLAIKEAASDMSPYVRKTAAHAIPKLHSLDSDQKDQLIEVIEKLLADKTTLVAGSVVMAFEEVCPERIDLIHKNYRKLCNLLIDVEEWGQVVIINMLTRYARTQFLSPNQNESLLEESAEKAFYGSEEEDTKDAKAEAASLAKRKPYVMDPDHRLLLRNTKPLLQSRNAAVVMAVAQLYFHLAPKAEVGVIAKALVRLLRSHSEVQYVVLQNVATMSIKRRGMFEPYLKSFYIRSTDPTQIKILKLEVLTNLANETNISTILREFQTYIRSMDKDFVAATIQAIGRCATNIGKVRDTCLNGLVQLLSNRDELVVAESVVVIKKLLQMQPAQHSEIIKHMAKLTDNIQVPMARASILWLIGEYCEHVPKIAPDVLRKMAKTFTNEEDIVKLQVINLAAKLYLTNSKQSKLLTQYVLNLAKYDQNYDIRDRARFIRQLIVPTEKSGALNKYAKKLFLAQKPAPILESSFKDRDHFQLGSLSHLLNAKAVGYQELPDWPDEAPDPSVRNVEVPEWTKCTSREKRKEKVEKPFYSDSEGESGPTESADSEPESDSEESGSSSSSGTSSSSSEEEDEEEEEEGSGEQSEDKEEEEEEEEEEEKRKKRKEKGGPRKAPSGSMGSEEEEAEGKKVKKVVGPQGKKGHAETSSEEASASESSSSGSDSGTEAPTTVQAKRRKIPSSKAGPKEISLLDLDDFTPPPPQPVSSSSIISTSLVTDLEGLTLTDTSLAPALLSPAFGTVRTYELLHRMAGEGLSVEYCFSRRPFPGDPHMVAVQIQISNNTDAEVKSLRVSEPKLLAGMRIQEFPEIESLAPGDTASVVMGIDFCDSTQAANFQLCTHTRHFYVSIQPPVGELMAPVFMSENEFRKEQGKLTGMSEITEKLTLPEKCRSDHAIVQQVTSAANVGRVPCGADNEYRFAAKTVTSGSLVLITLEWREGAAAQLTINSEKMVIGTMLVKDIIQALAQ